CGTCTacttaaacatttttaaatgaTCTATTTATAATGCCAATGAAATCTAGAATTCTCATTTGGAATATTTTCATGACGTAAAATAACGAAGAAATGcctttcacaaaaaaaataacgaAGAAATGAGAATATGCTTATACAATATACACTTAGAATATTAGCAATTTCATTTCACACATGGATTAATTACTAAAACCAAAGGTCATACCAGGCTTGCTTTGACAAGCTTTCCATGCATCTCATCCCTTCTCTTAGCGTTGACGTTTAATAATCCCAACATGTTTCTCTATCTATTTTTTGTTCCTATCCATATCTTATAATCAAATAGCTGACCAAACATCTATTATTTATCATCTTCCTCTTCTAAACCCCATCAACCAAAAACCATTAAACCGCAGCCACGATGAATACCTTCCAACCGCCGCCGCAGATGCGGGATTTCGCCGGAGGATTCAGTTACGGGATCGGAGTCTCCATCGGAGTGCTTCTCCTCATCACAACCATCATACTCACCTCTTACTTCTGCACACGTAGCCAGAGCTCTTCATCACCTTCAGAAACCAGTCAAGATTTGACTCGTGTACATCACCACCACCATGTCATCATTGACGTTGTCCCAGGTCTGGACGAGGACACCATTCAGAGCTACCCGAAGATCCTATACTCGGAAGTGAAGGGAAACTCCATGTCGTCATGTTGTCACATATGCTTAGGAGACTTCGAAGGGAATCATATGCTGCGGCAACTACCCGATTGTAACCACTTCTTCCACCTCAAATGTGTCGACACGTGGCTTAGACAAAATCCTACGTGTCCTGTCTGCCGGACTTCGCCGCTTCCTACTCCCCTAGCTGAGGTTGTCTCCTTAGCCTCTTCTGTCGCCACCATCAGGATGTCCTGATAAATTGTTTGTATAACCTCAAGAATCCTGAACCGAAGTCAATAGTAGTGTTCATGATATTTATCTTCTTCAGTTCCTCTTTAGTTCCATATAAAGCTTTCATTTTCGGTCACTAACTGAtgattgtatatattatttgaaatctGTAAAGGAAGAAAGTTAAGGGTAAATTTCACAATAAGTGCTATGACTTTTGCTTTTGTTAGAAGTTGAATTATGCAATTACGTACCAGCAGTTACCACG
This genomic stretch from Raphanus sativus cultivar WK10039 chromosome 3, ASM80110v3, whole genome shotgun sequence harbors:
- the LOC108846438 gene encoding RING-H2 finger protein ATL70-like, with amino-acid sequence MNTFQPPPQMRDFAGGFSYGIGVSIGVLLLITTIILTSYFCTRSQSSSSPSETSQDLTRVHHHHHVIIDVVPGLDEDTIQSYPKILYSEVKGNSMSSCCHICLGDFEGNHMLRQLPDCNHFFHLKCVDTWLRQNPTCPVCRTSPLPTPLAEVVSLASSVATIRMS